The nucleotide sequence CATGTACTTCGGGCCGATGAGCAAGGGCGATAAGGACAACCTCATCACCTGTCGCAGCCTCGGGCTGGCGGCGGCCACCCTACCCAGTGGCATTACTGCGATTGTGGTGTTCCTGCCGCTGAGCGTGCAGGGCCGTCACTGGGGTGTGATGGTTTCGCTGGTCGCGGCAAAAGTCATCGGCCTCGACTAATCCCGCCCGCCGCAGGGGCGTGCTCGGGGTGATCGTCGCGCCGCAGGGCATGGGCGTGAACCTGACGTCTCACTCGATATGCACCAGCTCCAGGGTCTGCGCCTGGCGGCCGCTGCCGAGCTGGACCTCGTCGCCGAGGCCCTTGCCGAGCAGTTGCTGGCCGAGCGGCGCATGCGGGCTGATCACCCGCACCTCCTGGGCGGCAAGGCGCACCTTCAGCCCGGCGCCGTCCGGACCGAGGAAAAACTGCTGTTCCACGCCCTGCGCATCGGCCAGGGTCACCCAGGCGCCGAGTTGCACACCGCGCGCCTCGTCGAATGGCCGCAGCACCAGGCTGCGATAAGCGGCCAGTGCCTGGCGCAATTCCTCGGCGCGGCGCGACTGCCCCGCCGCCAGGTACGCCGCTTCCAGGCCAAGGGTGTCGTACTTGTTCTCGGCGACGTTTTCTTCGTGAGTGGCGGTCTCGTGGGCGGTGCGTGCGGCACGCAGGGCATTGTCGAGATCGACCTGCAGCGCGGCGATGATCAGTTGGAGCAATTCGGTCTTGCGCATGGTCGCCGGTCGTCAGATGGATGGCCGATTGTAACCGCTAGCTAAAGGCCAATGGTTTTCTGGCCTGAACGAGCGTACTAGTCAATAGTCTCCTGTCGATTGGCTGATCGGCGTGGTTATTTACTGCAAATGAATGCTGTGGCGGCATCTTTCCCTGTTTTGAAACTTCTTGTCGCGTCCTTGGTTGCGCCGGCTTGCCCCCTTCTTTAAAACGCCCGATCACTCAGGAGCGGCCTCGCGCCCCCTGATCGACCGCAAGCCCGAGGTTGCTCGATCAGCCGCCAACGGCGCAACGCGGAGCGGACCACCCGTCCGCTCCGGATAACCCTTTACAAAAATAAAAGGTTCTACATGTCGCAGAAAGATGAACTCCACCGCGGCCTGGGCGAGCGACACATTCGCCTGATGGCCCTCGGCGCCTGCATCGGCGTCGGCCTGTTCCTCGGCTCCGCCAAGGCCATCCAGATGGCCGGCCCGGCGATCATGCTCTCCTACCTCATCGGCGGCCTGGCGATCCTGGTGATCATGCGCGCCCTCGGCGAGATGGCCGTGCACAACCCGGTGGCCGGCTCGTTCAGCCACTACGCGAAAGAATACCTCGGCCCGCTGGCGGGCTTTCTGACCGGCTGGAACTACTGGTTCCTGTGGCTGGTGACCTGCGTCGCGGAAATCACCGCGGTGGCCATCTACATGCAGATCTGGTTCCCCGAGATCCCGCGCTGGATCTGGGCGCTGGCCGCGCTCGGCAGCATGGGCGCGATCAACCTGGCCACGGTCAAGGCGTTCGGCGAGTTCGAGTTCTGGTTCGCCCTGATCAAGATCGTCACCATCATCGCCATGGTCCTGGCCGGCGCCGGGATGATCGTCTTCGGCTTCGGCAATGACGGCGTCGCTACCGGGATCAGCAACCTCTGGGCTCACGGCGGCTTCATGCCCAACGGCATCGAGGGCGTGCTGATGTCGCTGCAGATGGTGATGTTCGCCTATCTCGGCGTGGAAATGATCGGCCTCACCGCCGGTGAAGCGAAGAACCCACAGAAGAGCCTGCCGGGCGCGATCAACTCAGTGTTCTGGCGCATCCTGCTGTTCTACGTTGGCGCGCTGTTCGTGATCATGTCGATCTACCCGTGGAGCGAGATCGGCACCCAGGGCAGCCCGTTCGTGATGACCTTCGAGCGCCTCGGCATCAAGACCGCCGCCGGCATTATCAACTTCGTGGTGATCACCGCCGCGCTGAGTTCCTGCAACGGCGGCATCTTCAGCACCGGTCGGATGCTCTACAGCCTGGCCCAGGACGGCCAAGCGCCGAAAGCCTTCGCCAAGACCTCGAAGAACGGCGTGCCGCGCAACGCGCTGCTGCTGTCGATCTTCGCCCTGCTGCTCGGCGTGGTAGCCAACTACCTGGCGCCGGAGAAAGTCTTCGTCTGGGTCACCTCGATCGCTACCTTCGGCGCGATCTGGACCTGGGCGATGATCCTGCTCTCGCAGCTGAAGTTCCGCCGCACCCTGAGCGCCGCGGAAACCGGCAAGTTGCAGTTCAAGATGTGGCTGTCGCCGCTGAGCAACTACCTGGCGCTGGCCTTCCTAGCCCTGGTGGTCGGCCTGATGGCGTTCTTCGAGGACACCCGCATCGCGCTGTATGTCGGCCCGCTGTTCCTCGTCGTGCTGGTGGCGCTGTATCGCAGCCTCAAGCTCGGCGACAAGGCGCGCGAACAACGCACCGTGGCTGACGCGGCGTATTGATCGGCCGCACGCTGTAAAAGGCTCCTAGCTGCAATAAAAAGCCCCGCCTCGCGCGGGGCTTTTTATTGCAGCGCCGACCGCACTCGTTCTCCAGGCAATCCGCTAAGCTCGGCACAGCATGGCCAACCGGGGAGGGATTGCATGAGCGAACTCAAGGACTATCGCAAACAGGGCAAGGCGGCCCGCGACCAATGCCCGCGCAGTGCGCACGCCGAGCCTGGCCACATTGACCGCGACCCGCTACCGCTGATCGAGGCCTCCGGCGCCGGCCGAGTCAAATCGCTGGTGGCGCTGCGCAATGGCCGCATGCTGGTGTCGCCATTCGCTTTCTATCGCGGCAGTGCGCTGCTGCAGGCTCACGATTTGGCCGGCACGCCGAACATGGGCGTAAGCGCGCCGATCTGCGGCGACTGTCACCTGATGAACTTCGGCGGTTTCGCGACCCCGGAACGCAACCTGTTGTTTGGCGTCAATGACTTCGACGAAACCCATCCCGGCCCCTGGGAATGGGACCTCAAGCGCCTGGTAGCGAGCTTCATGGTCGCCGCCCGCGACCTGCGCCACAGCGAGGGCGTGGCG is from Pseudomonas sp. LS44 and encodes:
- a CDS encoding amino acid permease, giving the protein MSQKDELHRGLGERHIRLMALGACIGVGLFLGSAKAIQMAGPAIMLSYLIGGLAILVIMRALGEMAVHNPVAGSFSHYAKEYLGPLAGFLTGWNYWFLWLVTCVAEITAVAIYMQIWFPEIPRWIWALAALGSMGAINLATVKAFGEFEFWFALIKIVTIIAMVLAGAGMIVFGFGNDGVATGISNLWAHGGFMPNGIEGVLMSLQMVMFAYLGVEMIGLTAGEAKNPQKSLPGAINSVFWRILLFYVGALFVIMSIYPWSEIGTQGSPFVMTFERLGIKTAAGIINFVVITAALSSCNGGIFSTGRMLYSLAQDGQAPKAFAKTSKNGVPRNALLLSIFALLLGVVANYLAPEKVFVWVTSIATFGAIWTWAMILLSQLKFRRTLSAAETGKLQFKMWLSPLSNYLALAFLALVVGLMAFFEDTRIALYVGPLFLVVLVALYRSLKLGDKAREQRTVADAAY
- a CDS encoding GreA/GreB family elongation factor, which encodes MRKTELLQLIIAALQVDLDNALRAARTAHETATHEENVAENKYDTLGLEAAYLAAGQSRRAEELRQALAAYRSLVLRPFDEARGVQLGAWVTLADAQGVEQQFFLGPDGAGLKVRLAAQEVRVISPHAPLGQQLLGKGLGDEVQLGSGRQAQTLELVHIE